The proteins below are encoded in one region of Carassius auratus strain Wakin linkage group LG44F, ASM336829v1, whole genome shotgun sequence:
- the LOC113068342 gene encoding uncharacterized protein LOC113068342: MKWSCKFCYFTTTNQLIVIRHYKLKHCSHASNYPLPCIYEDCACSFRTEFALRKHLARDHKQSVRLSAAAFTLKCDLCAFSETCGITQYFTHLKTHLKNRESVKCPFQNCTFQSRVYSTFQAHKSKKHQQCGVNFFRTDIYQACTPDLPDSENTDFEDNPTHLYDLDLSASLLSLPCEENVQDLLHRKLASFFLRLQTVLHVSKAATQEIVNELASIFAVAEEFTPNIIEDVLNKHNCAISDTVISAIKEIIVKANPFSSLTKSGPLSTEYKRTIFYKEHFQVIQPVEYVLDASTSRKCVYIPVLQTLSVLLNRNDVLDKLLQTEDREYFPEWAQFKSYRDGLYCKENQLLSSEDLSIALGLYIDDFEVCNPLGTSRKKHKICAVYWVLSNLPIRYRSSVQSIYLACLSYSSDVKKYGYSAILEPMLKDIEVLENQGIYVQKLGENIKGTVLYVSADNLGAHSLGGFQENFNVDKFCRFCLASRSEINIHKVSDGLFPLRTTEVHENILLELKGTDLFSVDGVKRDCALNRLSHFHTIQGFPPDFMHDVLEGVVPKELSLCLKSFISKHYFSFDDLNSIIQSFPFKSSDKINRPQQIPKSFAIKRTIGGNCHENWTLLRFLPLMIGDKVPENDKTWQIVLELKDIVELLSCGHFSEETLHYLEFKISSHRCLLKEVFPDFSLLPKHHFLEHYPELVRRFGPLVDFWTIRFEAKHSCFKRVIHDVRNFKNILLTLATKHQLTLAYCLDQPSLFKPDLEVEHVAFVSVDTLEHSMKRAIEDKFSNITTVSLASHASLHGTKYAEGMFLSVGQTSGMADFAKLVKILIVSNRVSFIIEPYISWPIEHLRCYELEKRLAPVLKVVESHELNGHHPLNPYMREGKLMVVPKTNLLY, from the coding sequence ATGAAGTGGAGCTGCAAGTTCTGCTATTTCACGACAACCAATCAACTCATTGTGATAAGGCACTACAAGCTGAAGCACTGCAGTCACGCAAGTAACTATCCACTTCCCTGCATCTATGAAGACTGTGCGTGTTCATTTAGAACTGAGTTTGCACTAAGAAAACATTTGGCCAGGGACCATAAACAATCTGTCCGGCTCTCTGCTGCAGCCTTTACATTGAAGTGTGATCTTTGTGCTTTCTCAGAGACCTGTGGAATTACTCAATATTTCACACACTTAAAGACTCATCTcaaaaacagagagagtgtgaaaTGTCCTTTTCAAAACTGCACCTTTCAGTCTAGAGTGTATAGTACATTTCAAGCTCATAAGAGTAAAAAACATCAGCAGTGTGGAGTAAATTTTTTTCGTACAGACATTTATCAAGCTTGCACTCCAGATCTTCCAGACTCTGAAAATACCGATTTTGAAGACAATCCAACACATTTGTATGATCTGGACCTCTCAGCATCTCTGTTATCTTTACCGTGTGAAGAAAATGTGCAAGATTTACTACATCGAAAACTAGCATCATTCTTTCTTCGGTTGCAAACAGTTCTTCATGTTTCCAAAGCAGCAACCCAGGAAATTGTAAATGAACTTGCCAGCATTTTCGCAGTTGCAGAAGAGTTTACACCAAACATAATTGAAGATGTTTTAAACAAGCACAACTGTGCAATAAGTGATACAGTTATCAGTGCCATAAAAGAGATAATTGTGAAAGCAAATCCATTCAGTTCTCTGACAAAGAGTGGCCCTTTAAGCACAGAATACAAACGGACAATTTTTTACAAGGAACACTTTCAAGTGATTCAACCTGTTGAATATGTTCTAGATGCGTCGACTTCAAGAAAGTGTGTTTATATTCCTGTTTTGCAAACATTGTCAGTACTGTTAAACCGTAATGATGTTCTAGATAAACTTTTGCAGACAGAAGACCGGGAATATTTTCCAGAATGGGCCCAGTTTAAATCATACAGGGACGGCCTATATTGTAAAGAGAATCAGTTGCTTTCTTCAGAAGATTTAAGTATAGCTTTGGGATTGTATATAGATGATTTTGAAGTATGTAATCCATTAGGAACATCTAGAAAGAAACATAAGATCTGTGCAGTTTATTGGGTGCTTTCAAATTTACCAATTCGGTATAGGTCTTCTGTCCAGTCAATATACCTGGCATGCCTTTCCTACAGCAGTGATGTGAAAAAATATGGTTACAGTGCCATTCTTGAGCCGATGCTGAAAGACATAGAAGTACTAGAAAATCAAGGAATATATGTTCAAAAACTGGGAGAAAATATTAAAggtactgtactgtatgtctcTGCAGACAATTTGGGTGCGCACTCACTTGGTGGCTTTCAGGAAAACTTCAATGTGGATAAATTTTGTAGATTTTGTTTGGCCAGCCGCTCAGAAATTAACATTCATAAAGTAAGCGATGGTTTGTTTCCACTCAGAACAACCGAAGTTCATGAAAACATTCTTCTGGAATTAAAGGGGACAGATTTGTTTTCTGTGGATGGTGTAAAAAGAGACTGTGCACTTAATAGACTCTCTCATTTTCACACAATTCAAGGATTCCCCCCAGATTTCATGCATGATGTATTGGAAGGGGTGGTACCGAAGGAACTGAGTTTATGCCTTAAATCCttcatttcaaaacattatttttcttttgatgaTCTTAACTCAATTATTCAGTCCTTTCCTTTTAAAAGTTCTGATAAAATTAACAGACCTCAACAAATTCCAAAATCTTTTGCAATAAAACGCACTATAGGGGGTAACTGTCATGAAAACTGGACTTTATTGCGATTCTTGCCATTGATGATTGGTGACAAAGTACCAGAGAATGACAAAACATGGCAAATTGTTTTGGAACTAAAAGACATTGTTGAACTTCTGTCATGTGGACATTTCTCTGAAGAGACATTGCACTACTTGGAGTTTAAAATCTCATCTCATAGGTGCTTGTTAAAAGAAGTCTTCCCTGACTTCAGTCTTTTACCGAAACATCATTTTCTCGAACATTACCCTGAACTTGTTCGTAGATTTGGACCATTGGTAGATTTCTGGACCATTCGCTTTGAAGCCAAGCACAGCTGTTTTAAAAGAGTGATTCATGATGTTCGGAACtttaaaaatatcttactcaCTCTGGCTACAAAGCATCAGCTTACATTAGCATACTGTCTAGACCAACCCAGTCTTTTTAAACCAGACTTGGAAGTTGAGCATGTTGCTTTTGTTTCTGTGGACACTCTGGAGCACTCTATGAAACGAGCTATAGAGGACAAATTTTCAAATATCACCACGGTATCTCTTGCAAGTCATGCATCTCTCCATGGGACTAAGTATGCAGAAGGAATGTTCCTGTCAGTGGGACAAACAAGTGGAATGGCTGACTTCGCCAAGTTGGTTAAGATTTTGATAGTGTCCAACAGAGTGTCATTCATCATTGAACCTTACATTTCATGGCCCATTGAGCACTTAAGGTGTTATGAACTGGAAAAAAGACTTGCCCCTGTACTAAAGGTTGTGGAATCACATGAACTAAATGGACACCACCCCCTCAACCCATACATGCGAGAAGGCAAATTAATGGTGGTTCCAAAGACCAACCTTCTTTATTAG